Proteins encoded within one genomic window of Amycolatopsis nigrescens CSC17Ta-90:
- a CDS encoding aldo/keto reductase, with protein MAEVGSIALNNEVTIPQLGFGVYQVAPEDTAKAVRGALDAGYRSIDTAAAYQNEAEVGDALSSSGMARSDLFITTKLWNSDQGYDSTLRAFDESLGKLGLDYLDLYLIHWPVPKRGIYVDSWRAMQKLYADGRVRAIGVSNFHLPHLRRLLDETAIVPAVNQIELHPQLPQAELRRFHAENGIVTEAWSPLAQGALLGEGIITALAAKYGKSPAQIVLRWHLELGNVVIPKSVTPSRIAENIDVFDFELAEDDLAAIDELDNGNRVGPDPDTFNLA; from the coding sequence ATGGCCGAGGTCGGGTCCATCGCACTGAACAACGAAGTCACCATCCCCCAGCTCGGTTTCGGTGTCTACCAGGTGGCACCCGAGGACACCGCAAAGGCGGTGCGTGGGGCGTTGGACGCCGGCTACCGGAGCATCGACACCGCGGCCGCCTACCAGAACGAGGCGGAGGTCGGCGACGCGCTTTCGTCCTCCGGGATGGCCCGGTCGGACCTGTTCATCACCACCAAGCTGTGGAACTCCGACCAGGGCTACGACTCCACGCTGCGGGCGTTCGACGAAAGCCTCGGCAAGCTCGGCCTGGACTATCTCGACCTCTACCTGATCCACTGGCCGGTGCCGAAACGCGGCATCTACGTGGACAGCTGGCGTGCGATGCAGAAGCTGTACGCCGACGGCAGGGTGCGCGCGATCGGGGTCTCCAACTTCCACCTGCCGCATCTGCGGCGGCTGCTCGACGAGACCGCCATCGTGCCGGCGGTGAACCAGATCGAGCTGCACCCGCAGCTGCCGCAGGCGGAGCTGCGCCGGTTCCACGCCGAGAACGGCATCGTGACCGAGGCGTGGAGCCCGCTGGCCCAGGGTGCGCTGCTCGGCGAGGGGATCATCACCGCGCTGGCCGCCAAGTACGGCAAGAGCCCGGCCCAGATCGTGCTGCGCTGGCACCTGGAGCTGGGCAACGTGGTGATCCCGAAGTCGGTCACCCCGTCGCGGATCGCGGAGAACATCGACGTGTTCGACTTCGAGCTCGCCGAAGACGATCTGGCCGCGATCGACGAGCTGGACAACGGGAACCGGGTCGGCCCGGACCCGGACACCTTCAACCTGGCGTGA